In a genomic window of Blastocatellia bacterium:
- a CDS encoding acyl carrier protein, which translates to MRTLEQITDEVLTLAATHFNVPRHQLRPEDDMFAVLGIDSLQALELLTRLEHHFHIELPDYELQGVSDFRALAERIHTRL; encoded by the coding sequence ATGCGCACACTCGAACAAATAACAGATGAGGTCTTGACGCTGGCCGCCACTCATTTCAATGTGCCGCGCCATCAGCTTCGGCCTGAAGATGACATGTTTGCCGTGCTGGGCATTGACAGCCTTCAAGCGTTGGAGCTGTTGACGCGCTTGGAACATCACTTTCATATCGAACTGCCCGATTACGAGCTGCAAGGGGTCAGCGATTTTCGCGCGTTAGCTGAACGCATTCACACACGACTCTGA